The Nocardia arthritidis genome has a window encoding:
- a CDS encoding non-ribosomal peptide synthetase encodes MVPLSFAQRRLWFLYRFTGPSATYNIPAVFWLRGTLDVDALVVAIGDVVARHDSLRTLIVEDDAGTPMQRVLPGEDVVLDVSMKSVPAAEVDAVVAELYGRPFTLAAEIPIRARVLRCSVTEHVLVLMIHHICADGGSVVPFLRDLATAYEARRAGETPDWTPLPVRYVDYTLWQQELLGSESDADSLLATQVAYWRQELAGIPQPIRLPVDRPRPAIMGNGGGAVDLIIEPELFAALRELARANDVTVSMVFQAAVAVLLHRLGAGDDLAMGSPIAGRTDEALTDMVGFFVNTWVLRVALAGNPSFDRVLRQVREKALAAYENQDAPFERLVELLNPDRSLAYHPFFQVMFAWQNFARLDLELPDLVITPQLFATSTAKFDLFFNLGPDESGQGVRGVIEYATDLFDRATVELIGMRLCGVLRRIVAAPHDPVGAIDVLRPGEADWLLYALNDTATPAPDLSIHEAFARRAAADPDAVAVESADTILSYRDLDHRSDAMAAELVRHGVGPETLVAVALPRSPDLIIAFLAILKAGGAYLPIDLNYPPDRVAFMLRDAAPAVVITDGTFTPPDGLPPLRIDDLHAASTPPPNSIGDERLSRITGAEALSDGLSPRGIGESSGDGAVPPPDRVGGDRPSRITDSEASSDGLSPREIGELHGAGAVPPDRIGDERFSRAVVEDGSSARRVGSPSVRIGESHTATKPSADSTGGDRLAYVMYTSGSTGVPKGIAVTHRNVVSLAADHRYRVGAHERVLLHSPHVFDSSTFELWVPLLGGGRLVVAPAGSFDAAALSALVTGKRLTALWLTAGLFAAVVDQDPGCLAGAREVWVGGDVVSPSAVAKVLAACPGLAVVNGYGPTETTVFATCHRVGESVGPSVPIGAPMDNMRVYVLDERLRPVPPGVVGELYVAGTGLARGYLRRPGLSAARFVACPFAADERMYRTGDLVSWNSAGELDFHGRVDDQVKVRGFRIEPGEVAAALTEHPAVAQAVVVAGEDSLVAYVVPDLSGGSSAEQVHEWREVYERMYTARPAEFGEDFAGWNSSYTDKPIPLAEMREWRAAAVERVLSTLPRKAGETDARCRVLEIGVGSGLLLAQLVSHVDEYWGTDFSAKAIERLRAQVTEAGWADRVRLHCRAADELADLPAGAFDTVVLNSVVQYFPTDDYLDKTLTAAMELLAPGGRIFVGDVRNARTLRLLHTAVYRTRYPSAAESAVRAAVEHAVFMEKELVLDPEWFTRWAARNAAGVDIRLKGGSARNELTQHRYEVVLHKAPIQPVSLRGLPTAVWGADVHDLTGAEEFCRRVGAARIAGIPNARLVPSGIDPQELRDRAAALGWDSLVTWSAAAAEFDAVLRLETLGAVRDSYPLTDCYRPGARTDLTLSNNPASIREVGPMLSALRGYLAERLPEYMVPSAVVAIGSIPLTPNGKLDRRALPAPDYAAGGRGASTPQEGILAGLFAEVLGLSRVGVDDDFFAIGGHSLLAIRLVGLIRAELGVEVPVRTVFEASTVAELAAVMDTGQRTRPPLIPQARPERVPLSFAQQRVWFLHRFEDSSTTYNMPTMLRLRGALDVAALRSALHDVLARHESLRTIIAEDEDGLPYQRVLPPEQVRSAIEVRDIAPPDLPAAMAAAATHRFDLASEIPLRAKVFRIADDDNVLALVLHHVAGDGSSAAPLVRDLALAYSAREQGRSPAWQPLAVQYADYAIWQRSMLGDASDPDSLLANQVEHWRRELAGVPEPLPLPLDRPRRATGGLRADKVEFTIDPALLARVEELSRDRRMTVSMTLQAALAVLLHRMGGGADITIGAPQAGRVDHALTDLIGLFVNIWVLRVRLNGDPSFEQVLDQVRDRALTAYDNQDVPFDHLVGVLNPNRAAGHHPLCQVVLAWQNSPAAELRLPGLAATIEPVPDTGAPKFDLFFNLAPDPGRGAAGYVEFDADLFDRDTVTKLANRFQRVLEQAVADPAARTGAFDVFEPGEFDRFVREPNETTAPLPLDTISALFQKQVDTVPDAIAVTDGATSLTYRDLDHAANQIACTLTEFGVGPESIVAVALPRSIDLVLALLAVLRSGGAYLPIDLGYPAERVEFMLRDAQPLLVLCTADFAERPASDGRPRVVIDELRTATGELKPPMGDELARAGEFASPSAGDDLRAVAGEFASPSDGDEVRAVVGECASPLTGDELRAATGELKPPTGDDLARSVGGSVSSSAGDEVRGVAGEAVSPSTGDESRTATGEFKLPMGGDLARAAGGSVSPSIGDGVRAVAGEFVSSSAGDEPRTATDGFVPPRIDGDQMAYVVYTSGSTGVPKGVAVTHRDVVGMAVDRRWRGAHEAVLLHSPHSFDASALELWIPLLGGGRVVVAPQAELDANGLADLVVRHRLSAVFLMAGFFAVLVEQDPGCLAGLREVWVGADVVAPAAVARAIAANPGLTVVNLYGPSEVTVLATRHPVTEEPRAAELPIGLPMDNMRVYLLDAGLRPVPPGVVGELYVAGIGLARGYLGRPGRTAERFVASPFDPGERMYRTGDLAAWNPLRQLVFRGRADSQVKVRGFRIEPGEVEAALLEHPAVTQAAVVARDGAAGTRLVAYVVADQPDDLRAYLATRLPAFMVPSAVVPLDRLPLAPNRKLDRAALPDPEFTAAEYRPPRTADEAALAALFGELLGVDRVGIDDDFFDLGGHSLLAIRLASRIKAKLGIPVPVRTVFQHSIVADLAAEIRSGAGDSEDPFAPVLPIRTDGQWPPLWMIRGGGGLCWPYLAFVNYLPDRQLYGIQAREYDRTRPKSTSVEEMVDEYVGHVLACQPDGPYHLMGWSAGGAYAHAMAVELRRRGHRVDLLVMMDASTHAGHGAAASISDDEVVRDEGNRQMVRDYLGLSEDEREFEELLRTIAVLTREQAVLLDEFSSHTPVFDGDVLFFNAVVNDHHFPEQWRPYVLGEICVHNIECDHREMSQPKYAAIICAEIARAFTDIRIQEEI; translated from the coding sequence ATGGTCCCGTTATCTTTCGCGCAGCGGCGCCTGTGGTTTCTGTACCGCTTCACCGGGCCATCGGCGACATACAACATTCCCGCGGTGTTCTGGCTGCGCGGCACGCTCGACGTCGACGCGCTGGTGGTGGCGATCGGTGACGTGGTCGCCCGGCACGACAGCCTGCGCACGCTGATTGTCGAGGACGATGCGGGCACCCCGATGCAGCGGGTGTTGCCGGGCGAAGACGTGGTGCTGGACGTATCCATGAAGTCGGTACCGGCCGCCGAGGTCGACGCGGTCGTCGCCGAACTGTACGGCCGCCCGTTCACCCTGGCCGCGGAGATCCCGATCCGCGCGCGGGTGCTGCGCTGTTCGGTGACCGAGCACGTGCTGGTGCTGATGATTCACCACATCTGCGCGGACGGCGGTTCGGTGGTGCCGTTTCTGCGCGATCTGGCGACCGCATACGAGGCGCGGCGCGCGGGCGAGACGCCCGACTGGACTCCGCTGCCGGTCCGGTACGTCGACTACACGCTGTGGCAGCAGGAACTGCTCGGCAGCGAATCCGATGCCGACAGCCTGCTCGCCACTCAGGTCGCCTACTGGCGGCAGGAGTTGGCGGGCATTCCGCAGCCGATTCGGTTGCCGGTGGACCGGCCGCGGCCCGCGATCATGGGCAACGGCGGCGGGGCCGTCGACCTGATCATCGAACCCGAGCTGTTCGCGGCTCTGCGAGAACTGGCCCGCGCCAACGACGTAACGGTATCCATGGTGTTCCAGGCCGCCGTCGCCGTGCTGCTGCACCGGCTCGGCGCCGGCGACGATCTGGCGATGGGTTCGCCGATCGCGGGCCGCACCGACGAGGCGCTCACCGATATGGTCGGATTCTTCGTCAACACTTGGGTTTTGCGGGTCGCGCTGGCCGGGAACCCGTCGTTCGACCGGGTGCTGCGGCAGGTGCGCGAGAAGGCGCTCGCCGCGTACGAGAATCAGGACGCGCCGTTCGAGCGGCTCGTCGAATTGCTCAACCCGGACCGCTCGCTGGCCTACCACCCGTTCTTCCAGGTCATGTTCGCGTGGCAGAACTTCGCGCGGCTCGATCTCGAGCTGCCGGATCTGGTGATCACCCCCCAGCTGTTCGCCACCAGCACCGCGAAATTCGACCTGTTCTTCAACCTCGGCCCGGATGAATCGGGCCAGGGCGTGCGCGGCGTAATCGAGTACGCCACAGACCTTTTCGACCGAGCGACCGTCGAGCTGATCGGGATGCGGCTGTGCGGGGTGCTCCGCCGTATCGTCGCCGCACCACACGACCCGGTCGGCGCGATCGACGTGCTGCGACCGGGCGAGGCGGACTGGTTGCTCTACGCACTGAACGACACCGCGACCCCGGCGCCGGACCTGTCGATTCACGAGGCGTTCGCCCGCCGGGCCGCCGCGGACCCGGACGCCGTCGCGGTGGAATCCGCCGACACGATCCTGAGCTATCGAGACCTAGACCATCGCTCGGATGCCATGGCGGCCGAACTCGTCCGCCACGGCGTCGGCCCGGAAACACTGGTAGCCGTCGCCCTACCGCGCTCACCCGACCTCATAATCGCCTTTCTAGCAATACTGAAAGCTGGCGGCGCTTACCTGCCTATTGATCTCAACTATCCGCCGGACCGAGTGGCGTTCATGCTGCGCGACGCCGCGCCCGCCGTAGTAATCACGGACGGGACCTTCACGCCACCAGATGGTTTGCCGCCGTTGCGGATCGATGATCTGCATGCCGCCTCCACGCCACCTCCGAATTCAATTGGTGACGAACGGCTTTCCCGCATTACCGGCGCCGAGGCCCTGTCGGATGGGTTGTCGCCGAGGGGGATCGGCGAGTCTTCTGGAGACGGAGCGGTGCCGCCGCCGGACCGTGTTGGTGGCGATCGGCCTTCCCGCATCACCGACTCCGAAGCCTCGTCGGATGGGTTGTCGCCGAGGGAAATTGGCGAGCTGCATGGAGCTGGAGCGGTGCCGCCGGACCGTATTGGTGACGAGCGGTTTTCCCGCGCTGTCGTCGAGGATGGGAGTTCGGCTCGGCGGGTTGGATCGCCATCGGTGCGAATCGGCGAATCACACACCGCCACAAAGCCTTCAGCGGATTCTACCGGCGGCGATCGGCTCGCATACGTCATGTACACCTCCGGCTCGACGGGGGTGCCCAAAGGTATTGCGGTGACGCATCGGAACGTGGTGAGCCTGGCGGCGGATCACCGGTATCGCGTTGGTGCGCACGAACGGGTGTTGCTGCATTCGCCGCATGTTTTCGATTCGTCGACCTTCGAGCTGTGGGTTCCGCTGTTGGGTGGGGGGCGGCTGGTCGTCGCACCGGCCGGATCTTTCGACGCGGCCGCGCTTTCCGCGCTGGTCACCGGTAAGCGGCTGACCGCGCTGTGGTTGACCGCGGGGCTGTTCGCCGCCGTCGTCGATCAGGATCCTGGTTGTTTGGCCGGGGCGCGCGAGGTGTGGGTCGGCGGTGACGTTGTCTCGCCCAGCGCCGTCGCAAAGGTGCTTGCGGCATGTCCCGGTCTTGCCGTGGTCAACGGCTACGGGCCAACGGAGACAACGGTTTTCGCTACATGCCACCGGGTGGGCGAATCCGTCGGCCCGAGTGTGCCGATCGGCGCGCCGATGGACAATATGCGGGTCTACGTGCTCGACGAGCGACTGCGGCCGGTCCCGCCGGGCGTGGTCGGTGAATTATATGTAGCGGGAACGGGTTTGGCGCGCGGATACCTGCGGCGCCCCGGCCTGAGCGCGGCCCGATTCGTGGCCTGCCCCTTCGCCGCCGATGAACGGATGTACCGCACCGGCGACCTGGTTTCCTGGAATTCGGCCGGTGAACTGGATTTTCACGGCCGGGTGGACGATCAGGTGAAGGTCAGGGGCTTCCGGATAGAGCCGGGGGAGGTGGCGGCCGCGCTGACCGAACATCCAGCCGTCGCGCAGGCGGTGGTGGTGGCGGGCGAGGACAGTCTGGTCGCCTACGTGGTGCCGGATCTGTCCGGCGGCTCCTCCGCCGAGCAGGTGCACGAATGGCGCGAGGTCTACGAGCGCATGTACACCGCGCGGCCCGCCGAATTCGGCGAGGACTTCGCCGGCTGGAACTCCAGCTATACCGACAAACCCATCCCGCTCGCGGAAATGCGGGAGTGGCGTGCCGCCGCCGTCGAGCGAGTGCTGTCCACGCTGCCGCGCAAGGCGGGCGAGACGGATGCGCGATGCCGGGTGTTGGAGATCGGTGTCGGATCCGGATTGCTACTCGCACAACTGGTTTCGCATGTCGACGAATACTGGGGAACCGATTTCTCCGCGAAGGCGATCGAGCGGCTGCGGGCCCAGGTGACCGAGGCGGGCTGGGCCGATAGGGTTCGACTGCATTGTCGAGCGGCCGACGAGCTCGCCGATCTGCCCGCGGGCGCTTTCGACACCGTCGTACTGAACTCGGTGGTCCAATACTTCCCGACGGACGACTATCTCGACAAAACCCTGACCGCGGCGATGGAGTTGCTGGCTCCCGGCGGCCGCATTTTCGTCGGCGATGTGCGCAATGCCCGCACGCTGCGACTGCTGCACACCGCCGTCTACCGGACGCGGTATCCGAGCGCCGCCGAATCCGCGGTGCGGGCCGCTGTCGAGCACGCCGTCTTCATGGAGAAGGAGTTGGTACTCGATCCGGAGTGGTTCACCCGCTGGGCCGCCCGCAACGCCGCCGGTGTCGACATTCGGTTGAAGGGTGGTTCGGCGCGCAACGAGCTGACCCAGCATCGCTACGAGGTAGTCCTGCACAAAGCCCCGATCCAGCCGGTTTCGCTGCGGGGCCTGCCGACGGCGGTCTGGGGCGCAGACGTCCACGATCTGACCGGTGCCGAGGAGTTCTGCCGACGCGTCGGCGCAGCGCGGATCGCCGGAATTCCGAATGCTCGCCTCGTCCCGTCCGGTATCGACCCGCAGGAGCTGCGCGATCGGGCGGCGGCGCTCGGCTGGGATTCGCTCGTCACCTGGTCGGCTGCCGCCGCCGAATTCGACGCCGTGCTCCGGCTGGAAACCCTTGGCGCGGTGCGTGATTCGTATCCACTGACCGACTGCTATCGCCCCGGCGCGCGAACCGACCTGACGCTGTCCAACAATCCGGCGAGTATCCGCGAGGTCGGGCCGATGCTGTCCGCCCTGCGCGGCTACCTCGCCGAGCGACTGCCCGAATACATGGTGCCGTCGGCCGTCGTCGCCATCGGCTCGATTCCGTTGACGCCCAACGGAAAACTGGATCGCCGTGCGCTGCCCGCACCGGATTACGCGGCCGGTGGGCGGGGTGCGAGCACCCCGCAGGAGGGCATCCTGGCCGGGCTGTTCGCCGAGGTACTCGGCCTGAGCCGGGTCGGCGTCGACGACGACTTCTTCGCCATCGGCGGGCATTCCCTGCTGGCGATCCGGCTGGTCGGCCTGATCCGGGCGGAACTGGGTGTCGAGGTGCCGGTGCGCACCGTTTTCGAGGCGAGCACCGTCGCCGAACTGGCCGCCGTCATGGACACCGGGCAGCGGACCCGGCCGCCGCTGATCCCGCAGGCCCGCCCCGAGCGGGTGCCGCTCTCCTTCGCTCAGCAGCGAGTCTGGTTCCTGCACCGCTTCGAGGATTCCTCGACCACCTACAACATGCCGACCATGCTGCGGCTGCGCGGCGCGCTCGATGTGGCCGCGCTGCGCTCGGCGCTGCACGATGTGCTCGCAAGGCACGAGAGCCTGCGCACGATCATCGCCGAGGACGAGGACGGCCTGCCGTACCAGCGGGTGCTGCCACCCGAGCAGGTGCGCTCCGCCATCGAGGTCCGCGATATCGCCCCGCCGGATCTGCCCGCCGCCATGGCCGCCGCGGCCACTCACCGTTTCGACCTGGCCAGCGAAATTCCCCTGCGCGCCAAGGTGTTTCGAATCGCGGACGACGACAATGTGCTGGCTCTCGTGCTACACCACGTGGCGGGCGACGGCAGTTCCGCGGCCCCGCTGGTGCGCGATCTCGCACTGGCGTACAGCGCGCGCGAGCAGGGCCGCTCGCCCGCCTGGCAGCCGTTGGCGGTGCAGTACGCGGACTACGCCATCTGGCAGCGATCGATGCTCGGCGACGCGTCCGATCCGGATAGCCTGCTGGCCAACCAAGTCGAGCATTGGCGGCGGGAACTGGCCGGGGTCCCGGAGCCGCTGCCGCTGCCGCTGGACCGGCCCCGGCGCGCGACCGGCGGCCTGCGCGCCGACAAGGTCGAATTCACCATCGACCCGGCCCTGCTGGCCCGCGTCGAGGAGCTGTCCCGCGACCGCAGGATGACGGTCTCGATGACATTGCAGGCCGCGCTCGCCGTGCTGCTGCACCGGATGGGCGGCGGCGCCGACATCACGATCGGCGCACCGCAGGCGGGCCGGGTCGACCATGCGCTCACCGACCTCATCGGCCTGTTCGTCAACATCTGGGTGCTGCGCGTGCGTCTGAACGGCGACCCGTCGTTCGAGCAGGTGCTCGACCAGGTGCGAGACCGGGCGCTGACGGCATACGACAACCAGGACGTGCCGTTCGACCACCTCGTCGGCGTCCTCAACCCGAACCGCGCCGCAGGCCACCACCCGCTCTGTCAGGTGGTGCTGGCCTGGCAGAACAGCCCGGCCGCCGAACTGCGCCTCCCCGGGCTGGCCGCGACCATCGAGCCGGTCCCCGACACCGGCGCGCCGAAGTTCGACCTCTTCTTCAACCTGGCTCCCGACCCCGGTCGCGGCGCGGCGGGCTACGTCGAATTCGATGCCGACCTCTTCGACCGAGACACAGTTACCAAGCTGGCCAACCGATTCCAGCGGGTACTGGAACAGGCGGTCGCCGATCCGGCGGCACGGACGGGCGCGTTCGACGTCTTCGAACCCGGCGAATTCGACCGATTCGTCCGCGAACCCAACGAGACGACCGCCCCGCTCCCGCTCGACACCATCTCCGCACTGTTCCAGAAACAGGTCGACACGGTTCCGGACGCGATCGCGGTCACCGACGGCGCCACGTCACTGACCTACCGCGACCTCGACCACGCGGCAAACCAGATAGCCTGCACGCTAACGGAATTCGGCGTCGGCCCGGAGTCGATAGTCGCGGTCGCGCTACCGAGATCGATCGATCTCGTGCTCGCCCTGCTGGCCGTGCTGCGGTCCGGTGGTGCATACCTGCCCATCGACCTGGGCTACCCGGCCGAGCGGGTGGAATTCATGCTGCGCGACGCCCAGCCGCTGCTGGTGCTGTGCACCGCCGACTTCGCCGAGCGACCAGCCTCGGATGGCCGCCCGCGGGTAGTCATCGATGAACTCCGCACGGCAACAGGCGAATTGAAGCCGCCGATGGGCGATGAACTCGCGCGGGCAGGTGAATTCGCGTCGCCGTCGGCCGGTGATGATCTCCGGGCGGTGGCAGGTGAGTTTGCGTCACCGTCGGACGGTGACGAAGTCCGCGCGGTGGTGGGTGAGTGCGCATCGCCGTTGACCGGTGATGAACTCCGGGCGGCAACAGGCGAATTGAAGCCGCCGACGGGCGATGACCTTGCGCGGTCGGTAGGTGGCTCCGTTTCGTCGTCGGCCGGTGATGAAGTTCGCGGGGTGGCAGGTGAAGCCGTATCGCCATCGACCGGTGACGAATCCCGCACGGCAACAGGTGAATTCAAGCTGCCGATGGGCGGTGATCTCGCGCGGGCGGCAGGTGGATCCGTGTCGCCGTCTATCGGTGATGGAGTCCGCGCGGTGGCGGGTGAGTTCGTATCGTCGTCGGCCGGTGACGAACCCCGCACGGCGACAGACGGATTCGTGCCGCCGCGGATCGACGGTGACCAGATGGCGTACGTCGTGTACACCTCCGGCTCGACCGGCGTCCCCAAGGGTGTTGCGGTGACGCACCGGGATGTGGTCGGGATGGCGGTGGATCGGCGTTGGCGGGGGGCGCATGAGGCGGTGCTGTTGCATTCGCCGCATTCGTTCGATGCGTCGGCGTTGGAGTTGTGGATTCCGTTGCTCGGCGGTGGGCGGGTTGTTGTCGCGCCGCAGGCGGAGTTGGATGCGAATGGGTTGGCCGACTTGGTGGTTCGTCATCGGTTGAGCGCGGTGTTCCTGATGGCCGGGTTCTTCGCGGTGTTGGTCGAACAGGATCCCGGCTGTCTGGCCGGGTTGCGCGAGGTGTGGGTGGGTGCCGATGTGGTCGCACCGGCCGCGGTGGCTCGCGCCATCGCGGCGAATCCTGGTCTGACTGTCGTCAATTTGTATGGCCCGAGTGAGGTTACCGTGCTGGCCACCCGTCATCCGGTGACCGAGGAACCGCGAGCCGCCGAGTTGCCGATCGGCCTGCCCATGGACAACATGCGGGTCTATCTGCTCGACGCCGGATTGCGGCCGGTTCCACCGGGTGTCGTCGGCGAGCTGTATGTCGCGGGCATCGGCTTGGCGCGCGGATATCTCGGCAGGCCCGGCCGCACCGCGGAACGATTCGTCGCCTCGCCGTTCGACCCGGGCGAGCGGATGTACCGCACCGGCGATCTGGCCGCGTGGAATCCGTTGCGGCAGTTGGTTTTCCGTGGACGAGCGGATAGTCAGGTGAAGGTGCGCGGATTCCGTATCGAACCCGGCGAGGTCGAGGCCGCCCTGCTGGAGCATCCCGCCGTCACCCAGGCCGCGGTGGTCGCCCGCGACGGCGCGGCGGGCACGCGACTGGTCGCCTATGTGGTCGCGGACCAGCCTGACGACCTGCGGGCTTACCTGGCCACGCGGCTGCCCGCCTTCATGGTGCCGTCGGCGGTGGTGCCGCTCGACCGGCTGCCGCTGGCGCCGAATCGGAAGTTGGACCGGGCCGCGCTGCCGGATCCGGAGTTCACGGCCGCCGAATACCGGCCGCCGCGCACCGCCGACGAGGCGGCGCTGGCCGCGCTGTTCGGCGAGCTGCTCGGGGTGGACCGCGTCGGCATCGATGACGATTTCTTCGACCTCGGCGGTCACTCGTTGCTGGCCATCAGGCTGGCCAGCAGGATCAAGGCGAAGCTGGGTATCCCGGTGCCGGTGCGCACGGTGTTCCAGCATTCCATCGTCGCCGATCTGGCGGCCGAAATCCGTTCCGGCGCAGGCGATTCGGAGGATCCTTTCGCGCCGGTGCTGCCGATCAGGACCGATGGGCAGTGGCCGCCGCTGTGGATGATCCGGGGCGGCGGCGGGCTCTGCTGGCCGTATCTGGCCTTCGTCAACTATCTGCCCGACCGGCAGCTCTACGGCATCCAGGCGCGCGAATACGACCGGACCCGGCCGAAATCGACCTCGGTGGAGGAGATGGTGGACGAGTACGTCGGGCACGTGCTGGCCTGCCAGCCCGATGGGCCGTATCACCTGATGGGCTGGTCGGCCGGCGGCGCGTACGCCCATGCGATGGCCGTCGAACTGCGCCGCCGCGGACACCGGGTGGACCTGCTGGTGATGATGGACGCCTCCACCCATGCCGGGCACGGCGCCGCGGCGAGCATTTCCGATGACGAGGTGGTGCGGGACGAGGGGAACCGGCAGATGGTCCGGGACTATCTCGGATTGTCCGAGGACGAAAGGGAATTCGAGGAGCTGCTGCGCACCATCGCCGTGCTCACCAGGGAGCAGGCGGTGCTGCTCGACGAATTCTCTTCGCACACCCCGGTTTTCGACGGTGATGTGCTGTTCTTCAACGCGGTGGTCAACGATCACCACTTTCCCGAACAATGGCGGCCCTATGTGCTCGGCGAAATCTGCGTGCACAACATCGAATGCGATCACCGCGAGATGTCCCAGCCGAAATACGCGGCGATCATCTGCGCCGAGATCGCCCGTGCGTTCACCGATATCCGAATTCAGGAGGAGATATGA
- a CDS encoding MbtH family protein, producing MSTNPFDDEDGEFFVLINAEEQYSLWPTFADVPAGWRVALGPETRQRCLEHIERTWTDMRPKSLRDAMAADAAGTA from the coding sequence ATGAGCACCAACCCGTTCGACGACGAGGACGGCGAGTTCTTCGTCTTGATCAACGCGGAGGAGCAGTACTCGCTGTGGCCGACGTTCGCCGATGTGCCCGCGGGCTGGCGGGTGGCGCTCGGCCCGGAGACCAGGCAGCGCTGCCTGGAGCACATCGAGCGGACCTGGACGGATATGCGTCCGAAAAGTCTGCGCGACGCGATGGCCGCGGACGCCGCGGGCACCGCATAA
- a CDS encoding cytochrome P450: MTNYPMVDMADCWKIQPDHFWMHGQPPAEPIRFDEAFGRWDVYGYDDIVRIFGDTVNFSSDIKRLFSSPDVQEHKEGNLIQLDGEEHRKLRALVTKAFTPKIVADLEPRIREVTVELLDAVAGRDEIELVTALAYPLPVIVIAELLGIPGSDRDLFRDWATILLENTYQLSLANQDEERPPEGERLIDKVQPMFAYMLEHANERKRAPREDLLSQLVAAEIDGERLTDTELVNFAVMLLLVGHITTTMMLGNTVLCMDAEPDWTARVRTDRSLLPPFVEETMRLVSPLPAVARSTLAEVEIAGRVVPKDQMIMLGLGAANRDERRFADPHVFDPTRDPNPHLTFGRGLHFCLGGPLSRLEAKVALNVLLDRYPVLRTDPDNPPTFIPNPGMTGVQTLPLRTA; encoded by the coding sequence ATGACAAACTATCCGATGGTCGATATGGCCGATTGCTGGAAAATCCAGCCCGACCATTTCTGGATGCACGGCCAACCGCCGGCCGAGCCGATTCGTTTCGATGAGGCGTTCGGCCGCTGGGACGTCTACGGATACGATGATATCGTGCGAATTTTCGGCGATACGGTGAATTTCTCGTCCGATATCAAGCGCCTGTTCAGTTCGCCGGATGTCCAGGAACACAAGGAGGGGAACCTCATCCAGCTGGACGGCGAGGAACATCGCAAACTGCGTGCGCTGGTCACCAAGGCGTTCACCCCGAAAATCGTGGCCGATCTGGAGCCGCGCATTCGCGAGGTCACCGTCGAACTGCTCGACGCCGTCGCGGGCCGGGACGAAATCGAGCTGGTCACCGCGCTCGCGTATCCGCTGCCGGTGATCGTGATCGCCGAATTGCTCGGCATCCCGGGCTCCGACCGCGACCTTTTCCGTGACTGGGCCACGATCCTGCTGGAAAACACCTATCAGCTCTCGCTGGCCAATCAGGACGAGGAGCGCCCGCCGGAGGGTGAACGGCTCATCGACAAGGTGCAGCCGATGTTCGCCTACATGCTCGAGCACGCGAACGAGCGCAAGCGGGCGCCCCGCGAGGATTTGCTGAGCCAACTCGTCGCGGCCGAGATCGACGGCGAGCGGCTCACCGATACCGAACTGGTGAATTTCGCGGTCATGCTGCTGCTGGTCGGGCATATCACCACCACGATGATGCTCGGCAACACCGTGCTGTGCATGGACGCCGAGCCGGACTGGACCGCGCGGGTGCGTACGGACCGCTCGCTGCTGCCGCCATTCGTCGAGGAGACGATGCGCCTGGTCAGCCCGCTGCCCGCGGTCGCGCGATCCACCCTCGCCGAGGTGGAGATCGCGGGCCGGGTGGTGCCGAAGGATCAGATGATCATGCTCGGTCTCGGCGCGGCGAACCGGGACGAGCGCAGATTCGCCGACCCGCACGTCTTCGACCCGACCAGGGATCCGAATCCGCATCTGACCTTCGGCCGCGGCCTGCACTTCTGCCTCGGCGGCCCGCTGTCCCGGCTGGAGGCGAAGGTCGCGCTGAACGTGCTGCTCGACCGCTACCCGGTGCTGCGCACCGATCCGGACAACCCGCCGACGTTCATCCCGAATCCCGGTATGACCGGCGTGCAGACCCTGCCGCTGCGCACGGCCTAA
- a CDS encoding phytanoyl-CoA dioxygenase family protein: MLDADTLVREYEENGFAIIRNVLDAELIKEAQAHVEWLGRRYPQLRPEEYHHPLMRNDAFWVRLVTDDRLVDIAELFLGPDLACFTAHYVCKPPKDGRPVLWHQDGAYWKLRPLVALTVWVAIDPSNTSNGCLRIVPGSHRVPIIPPESRTDTPNMLYSQTSQELVDEWVAKAGIVDIELAPGDVSIHHPNILHYSEPNASDNRRCGLDIGYIATSTTVANEGLYLDPILVRGKRGTATNNYRNYPAYSAEETIPFRGHDAWNDRIAQLNARNGFTAPALGETPLQTTHRMVQRLQEGTVSR; encoded by the coding sequence ATGCTCGACGCCGATACCCTCGTCCGGGAGTACGAAGAGAACGGATTCGCGATAATCCGCAATGTCCTGGACGCCGAGCTGATAAAAGAGGCGCAGGCGCATGTCGAATGGCTCGGCCGGCGTTATCCGCAGCTGCGGCCGGAAGAGTATCACCACCCCCTGATGCGCAACGACGCCTTTTGGGTGCGCCTGGTCACCGACGACCGGCTCGTTGACATCGCCGAATTATTCCTCGGGCCGGATCTGGCCTGCTTCACCGCGCACTACGTATGCAAACCACCTAAGGACGGCAGGCCGGTGCTGTGGCATCAGGACGGCGCCTATTGGAAATTGCGGCCGCTGGTCGCGCTGACCGTCTGGGTGGCCATCGACCCGTCCAATACGAGCAACGGGTGCCTGCGCATCGTGCCGGGCAGCCACCGGGTGCCGATCATTCCGCCGGAATCGCGCACCGACACCCCCAATATGCTCTATTCGCAGACCAGCCAGGAGTTGGTCGACGAATGGGTGGCCAAGGCGGGCATCGTCGATATCGAGCTCGCACCCGGTGACGTATCCATCCACCACCCGAATATCCTGCACTATTCCGAACCCAATGCCTCGGACAATCGGCGCTGCGGCCTGGACATCGGCTATATCGCGACCTCGACGACGGTGGCGAACGAAGGTCTCTACCTGGACCCGATCCTGGTGCGCGGCAAGCGCGGAACGGCGACCAACAATTATCGCAATTACCCGGCCTATTCCGCCGAGGAGACCATTCCGTTCCGTGGGCACGACGCATGGAACGATCGCATCGCGCAGCTCAACGCGCGCAACGGATTCACCGCGCCCGCGCTGGGGGAAACGCCGCTGCAAACCACGCACCGGATGGTTCAGCGGCTGCAAGAAGGAACGGTCAGCAGGTAA